Proteins from a genomic interval of Paenibacillus sp. FSL H8-0048:
- a CDS encoding methyl-accepting chemotaxis protein: MLNRLRGIRAKIMFGFAAVIIVFILAITGSTIFQGKVTRLTEQINRNYSKLSMVQKLTDEIRTADGLAARYVMSNTTEERTANLTAYEAKIPEITAAVEELKGAGLNEAELAGIQKLEGEWDNYLTVLKQAFALAKEGNFPQAQKSFTSLSLTTIIDSQLVFETMLHDEIMKEQSQAATHRSSAMITSMGVTGLSVVLALLIAFVLSARILKPVKDVNRQLQEIADGDADLTRKLSVQTKDEIGELARNFNTMTDNLGSMITQVKLSANGLAASSVKLTSDSGMTAETTEKIAGIMGEVASGAGMQMNDLQTNMNTIIEMSDGIQQIAASVQDISEASMHSADYAVAGDLSLQSAVKQMESINESIQSLSQKVMGFVNRSQDISSIVGVIKGIASETNMLALNATIEAARAGEHGRGFAVVADQVRRLAEQSADSANQIAEMATGIQADADHAVKVMKNSMNEVMGGTKIIEEAGQSFNAIRHSIDSLAGQVQEVSGAVEEITAATEEIVDSIRTVTHISETTAASTQQVSAASQEQMASVEQIASSASALSMLAQGLQGLVARFNV, from the coding sequence ATGTTGAACAGACTTAGAGGAATCCGGGCCAAAATCATGTTTGGTTTCGCCGCTGTTATTATCGTGTTCATTCTCGCAATTACCGGCAGTACTATATTTCAGGGTAAAGTGACTAGGCTTACAGAGCAGATCAACCGGAATTACAGCAAGCTCTCAATGGTACAGAAATTAACCGATGAGATCCGGACAGCGGACGGTCTGGCTGCAAGGTATGTGATGAGTAATACCACTGAGGAGAGAACAGCCAATCTGACGGCCTATGAAGCCAAAATCCCAGAGATTACAGCCGCTGTCGAGGAGCTTAAGGGAGCTGGCCTGAATGAAGCAGAGCTTGCGGGAATTCAGAAGCTGGAGGGGGAGTGGGACAATTATCTGACGGTGCTGAAGCAGGCTTTTGCCTTGGCTAAGGAAGGGAACTTCCCGCAAGCGCAAAAGTCGTTCACAAGCCTCTCCCTTACGACTATCATCGATTCACAGCTGGTGTTCGAGACGATGCTGCATGATGAAATTATGAAGGAACAGAGCCAGGCGGCAACCCACCGCAGTTCGGCTATGATTACCAGCATGGGGGTTACGGGCTTATCCGTGGTACTGGCTCTGTTGATTGCATTCGTATTGTCCGCACGGATTCTGAAGCCGGTCAAGGATGTGAACAGGCAGCTTCAGGAGATTGCAGACGGCGATGCCGATCTGACCCGTAAGCTTAGTGTGCAGACCAAGGATGAGATCGGTGAGCTGGCCCGGAATTTCAATACAATGACCGATAATCTAGGATCGATGATTACCCAGGTGAAGCTGTCTGCGAACGGTCTGGCGGCTTCTTCAGTGAAGCTGACCTCGGATAGCGGAATGACCGCCGAAACAACCGAGAAGATCGCCGGAATTATGGGTGAGGTCGCAAGCGGCGCGGGCATGCAGATGAATGACCTGCAGACGAACATGAACACCATTATTGAAATGTCGGACGGGATTCAGCAGATTGCTGCCAGTGTACAGGATATCTCGGAAGCTTCTATGCATTCTGCAGATTATGCGGTGGCCGGGGATCTGTCTCTGCAATCTGCCGTTAAGCAGATGGAATCGATTAATGAATCCATTCAGTCATTATCGCAAAAGGTTATGGGCTTCGTGAATCGTTCACAGGATATAAGCAGTATTGTAGGGGTGATCAAGGGGATTGCCTCGGAGACGAATATGCTGGCACTGAATGCAACCATTGAAGCGGCCCGGGCCGGAGAGCACGGCAGAGGATTTGCTGTCGTAGCCGATCAAGTGCGCAGACTGGCCGAACAGTCCGCAGATTCCGCCAATCAGATTGCCGAAATGGCGACTGGAATCCAGGCTGATGCTGATCATGCAGTGAAGGTGATGAAGAACAGCATGAACGAAGTAATGGGCGGAACCAAGATCATAGAAGAGGCAGGGCAGTCTTTCAATGCCATCCGCCATTCGATTGATTCACTGGCGGGACAGGTCCAGGAGGTATCCGGTGCGGTAGAAGAAATCACGGCAGCGACGGAGGAGATTGTAGATTCCATCCGCACCGTTACGCATATCTCGGAGACCACCGCGGCAAGTACACAGCAAGTATCCGCCGCATCTCAAGAGCAGATGGCTTCAGTGGAACAGATCGCCTCTTCTGCCAGTGCACTTAGCATGCTGGCGCAAGGGCTGCAAGGTTTGGTAGCACGTTTTAATGTATAA